The following nucleotide sequence is from Solanum dulcamara chromosome 7, daSolDulc1.2, whole genome shotgun sequence.
TGCATGTTATTGAGTAGTTATTATAACTTCTAATTAGAGAAATATTATTTGTATttgttatgaattttatttgtCTTCTTCAATAGAAAGAACTATGttacatgaatattttttgttaaaaaaatgtatatctTAATTATGTATTACTTTATTTTACATACATTAAGAATTATGTAATTTAATATAGTATGATACATAAAGTATATatgtttaaaatattataactaaTAATTAGGTATTAAGTGATCTTCTATATTTCTTTGAAACATCCTTTTAATAGTATTATTAGAGTAATTGGATATTTTACTTCTggataaaattgatgaaataattttatcaattaCTATAAAGTATAATTCTGGtataacataaaaaatattaatgcgTTGTTTAAGATGAAGTTATAAATATCTAATTttcaatcatttttatttaaatttaatttccaaaattgaattcTTGTTTTTGTGTTAAAAATGGTAATTGTTTAAATATACACTAATCATTGAAGAATTGGATATAATTTGTTTAAGTGGTTATATTTGAAGAATAATGCaattataaatttttgaatCCATGCTTAATAATTACCAAATTTGTATTATTGAATGATTAAGTATAATTTCTAattagataaaatatttatttataattactACTAACGTGAGATATGGGAGGAGTAGGTGGGGGATGTATATGATTCAAACATAATTTGAATTGTAatggattttttttatgtaaaaatgaaattaaaaaaactttttaaaattaaagtgtataatttttttttaattaattaaccattgtttttttaaaaaataaaataaaatgaattgtATACTATACACAAACATAAAAAACAGAAATATATGAAGATTTTTCAtccttctttatttattatttcaaagagTGTGTGGAATAGGAAGAGTCAACTTTATTTTTGGGGAAACCTAGGAGAAATAAatgtaaaaatcaaaataagaatatTATGAAATTCTTACAAATAAAGGTTATCATTGTCTTTTTACCATTTTAGCTAAATTTGTGCCAAATATTTTGAGTCATTTAGCATTACTCAGATTAAAATGACcgtgaaggaaaatgtttttttttttacctaaaaataaataaagacctttttattttcttttttttttggggggggaggGGAGGGAGGGGAGAGTTTTGAGATTTTAATAGTTCAGTTGATTAGCTATATAAACTTTCACTTTATTATTCAAGGTTTGATTCCTACTTTGTAATATCCTTTCATATCCCCaagtactttttatttttttctagaaagTATGACCATTTTTAATTTCGCTGAACATTTTTTGAATACCAAATGCCAGAAAATAGAACTGTCTTGGTCAGTACTATTTACAAGATATTTCTGCCCCAATTTCCGTTTCATTTCTTCCTTATTCCAAGTAGAACTTTTTTGTCAATAAATGTGATTTACTTCAACAAAACCCGTTCCAACAGTAATGAACTTAACACCATTAAGgctccatatattatatatataggagtTTCATGACTAGTGTATATTATTAAgggattcaaaatatgaaagaagtaaatatatgaaaaatttaagatataaataaaaaaaatatttttaatcatatatTAATAATGTAATCCTTTGACTCTATCTAACTCGTCCTAAGcccaaaatatatgatttcaataccaaattagaaagaaaaataaatggcTTGCGAAGCACGTTTATTGTTAAGAAAGCAGTATTTAGGGAGTTGTGTTCCTTTTTCCTCTCAACATGGCCTTTTTATTACAACAAACATTTTCTTCCCTAAGCCCCACTTTCCATATAAGCATCATCTTAGCTTCCTAATTTCCATCCTCTAATTGTTACACTACCCTTTTTCTTTCATACTTAATCAAAAGGTTCGTTTTAATTTGAAGCAACAATTTGTAGGCAGAAGATGGAAAACTTGTGCAACTTTGGTGAAGAAATGGAATTGCCTCCTGGTTTTCGTTTTCACCCTACTGATGAAGAACTTATCACACACTACTTATGCCCCAAAGTTTTCGATAGTACTCATTCAGCTAAACCTATTGCTGAGGTAGATTTAAACAAGATCGAACCCTGGGATTTGCCATGTAAGAactattttctctctctcacccacacacacacatatactctctttgtcccaatttatatgatcTACTTTAATTgggtacaaaaataaaatagatattttaaagttaaattgttactaaatatagaaatttgtcattatttttaaattgaCTAAAGAAAATGTGTAACATGGGACAGAATATATAGAAAGAACAAGAACACTATttctaaattttgaattcgcCATTTTTACAAGTGATTGCTTGAATCTCCCTTAATCTCTATGTAGGGAAGAGAAAAATGGGTGAAAAAGAGTGGTACTTCTTCTGCATAAGGGATAGGAAATATGCAAGTGGTTTAAGGACAAATAGAGCAACTGATGCAGGGTATTGGAAGGCAACTGGTAAAGATAAAGAGATAATACTATTCAAGTTGAAAACACTTATTGGAATGAAGAAAACTCTGGTTTTCTACAAGGGGAGGGCACCTAAAGGAGAAAAAACAGATTGGGTCATCCATGAATATAGATTACACGGCAAATATTCACTCCAAACTGCCaaggtaaaaagaaaaattttaaagttagtTTGATcaagcttaaaaaaatattttaattttactttttgtataaatatttcatgatatttctgacctttttctttaaaaattaaagtGAGTCAGTATATTCATATGAGGAATCTCAATTAATTACTGTTAGACTCGTTCTTTTTGTATGTTGTTGTACAGAATGAATGGGTAATTTGCAGAATCTTCAAGAAGAGTGCACGAGGGAAGAAGATACATATTTCAGGGCTAATGAGAAGCAACAATAATATCAATGACAATTCAGTGTCTTCAAATTTGCCCCCTCCATTGATgaacatatcatcatatgagAATCAAATTATAACAAAATCCTCTCATTCTCATGTGACCAGCTTCTCCAATTCAATAGAGAACCAGAAACCTCAAACTAACTTGGCTGATGACTTGTATGGGAATTTTGGCTTAATGCAAGAGAACAAAGAGTCAGAAGCAAATCAAAATTACGAAATTGGCATGAGGGCTTATGAGGATCATGATTTCCCAATCCCTTCATTTGGGCCAGTGGATCTTGATTGTCTTTGGAATTATTGAAGTTGACAGAATAAGCTACTTGTTTCAATTCTATATTAATAGAGCCAGTGGATTTccatagaatatatatatatatatatatatatatatagggacgTAATGTGTTATTATCATAGCTCATCAATAGTTGTTGTTGATATAGTGTcagttatttttaatttatagggTGGGCTCGTGAATGTATTAATTGGGAATCGAACGCTATGTCGTTGATGGTTAGGGCAGAAATAGCAAGAATTTGAATTGTTGCACtgattttgaatatatatatgtttctcAATATTTGGCACCACATAATTAATTTCTAGTTCCCAATAGGCACTTTTCGTTGTtgctttttcatttgtatcagaAAACCTGACACGTACTACTGTAataaaatttggagaaaaagATAATTGTATATGTACCTTAAACTTGCATCAGAATGTATTAAATTTGCTATCAATTCGAAATAGCTTCAAAGTCGACTTTGCCTCTCAAGAAAACAAAGCGTAATCATCACAAACTATGTTAGTGTGTTGATTGAATCCTgaaataagtttatattttcttttctctgatttttcattttttgtcttATATTGTTTTTCAACTAAAGTAGAAGACTACTTTTATAAGGAGAGCTTGAACAGTTACAATGTAATTTTTCCCTcttcttttcaaaaaattaaaattatcctttgattgattttttttcagaAATAAATTCGGGAAACTTACATAGATAtgttatattaagaaaatatttatcatttatagcaataatattttttccgctggacacttataatacatttataatacagttttaatacatattactgagaataatttataaaaaatatataatacaagttttataatATAGCGCCCCAGTTAGGAGGCGCGAGCGATTGGATTTAAGTGTTATGCGGAGGagtaggggtagaccgaaaaagtattggagaaaGGTGATTAGACGAGATATGGTAATACTCCATATCATCgaagacatgaccttagatagaaaggagtggacACCGCGAATTAGGGaagaaggctagtagggatagaataGTGTCTTGTTGTGTGTCGGTTTAGGGTGGACGTAGGTCTAGACatgcctttatagttgtgttgttattgcctttgattatcacatcACTTTGTTATCGTTATTGTTCGTGTTTTATAAAATTTGCATCGCTTTTTGTTTTTtgtcattatgctatatatatatatatatatatatatatatatatatatatatatatatatatatatatatatatatattgttttttctCTTACTTGAGACTGTGACTTtagagccgagggtctttcgtaAACATCTTCTCTATCTCTATGAGGTagtagtaaggtctgcgtacatcctaccctccccagaccccacttgtgggatttctatgggtatgttgttgttgtttaatatacttataatacattgtgtcaatttcttactaaacaaatataatatattttaaaacactaataatacatttatattgcatgcataattcacttttaatatgtagcaaatttatcatagtattgttatgtattgctatagacggtaatatttaaaaagtatcgctaaaatcagtaattatttattaaaaagtagtcacccaagtaattttttcaataaatagtatattaaaTAGGATAAAATTGAATTGAGTCTAATCGATCCACGACCCAAAGCTTACAACTATGTTTTAACATAAACTTATATGTGATCTTAAAAATCAAGTATAACATGTTTCTTTAAATGATGGATTAGCATAAACTTATATGTGATGTCAAAAATCAAATGTAACTTAGACAGTTGTAGCAAATTCACTTGGTAAAGCTAATAAAATTAAGAAACTAGGAAAAAGAACTTGATCATCCAAGGCTAGCCTCACAGGTACATTCTCTCTCACACATACATTTTATTTGCCATTAGTAGTCATAAGTAATTGGTGATCTCCAAAAATAACATCGAAGCTGCAAAAAGATACAATAAAGATAAAAGAGAGATTGTAGAACGTTAGTGTACGTTGCAACCAAAGTTTGAATACTCAATTTGCAACAAAATGGTAAAATGTTCAAATTTTATGACAAAAAGCCTCCCTTGTTACTAATTCGAGATAATATCTTAGATAGACGCTCAATTATGAATTCTTGTCTCAGAAATTCACTCAATTATGAATTTGTTTCTTATAAAGTCACTCAATTTTGATTTTAACTCAAAAATCACTCAACTATTGAGTTATTTACTTATAAAGTCATTCAacctatttaattaattttttaatcaaattttgttgacgtggaatttttatttctaaccaaaattttaaaatataaatatattcatTTAAATCATTTAATGACCCGCCCACTTGACCCGACctactaaaaatataatattgacccttttattttatctttattctccttttttttaaaaggggGTCATATAATATTTTGTCATCAACATTAAATCTCAAGCTGCACCACTCATCCATTTAACAAATTGTTCCTGAttatttaaaaacaaattgttCTCGTATTTTCCTGTTCCTATTTAATTATTTACTCATTGCTTAGTGGAGGGACAGGTGGTCGATGAGAAAGGAGGATCTTGAGGGTTCTTATTAGACAATGATAGT
It contains:
- the LOC129895674 gene encoding NAC domain-containing protein 100-like, with amino-acid sequence MENLCNFGEEMELPPGFRFHPTDEELITHYLCPKVFDSTHSAKPIAEVDLNKIEPWDLPWKRKMGEKEWYFFCIRDRKYASGLRTNRATDAGYWKATGKDKEIILFKLKTLIGMKKTLVFYKGRAPKGEKTDWVIHEYRLHGKYSLQTAKNEWVICRIFKKSARGKKIHISGLMRSNNNINDNSVSSNLPPPLMNISSYENQIITKSSHSHVTSFSNSIENQKPQTNLADDLYGNFGLMQENKESEANQNYEIGMRAYEDHDFPIPSFGPVDLDCLWNY